The sequence CCAGTAACGAGCCTGCCGCGATCCTGGCGGTGGAGAAAATGGTGGCCTTCGCCAAGGAGCCTCCAGAGGTTCTGGATCAGGTTCCGCGCTCTCTTCTGACCGAGTATGACCTTGACGACCGTCTGGAGGCGATCGAGCCGGACCTGATGCGGCTGGTCGAAGCGGCGGAGCTTCTGTCCAGCAGTTTCGATCTGGAGAAACTAAGGGCGCTGGGCCAGGAGCGGTTGCGCGAGATGGCCCAGGTCTTGCGCAAACGCGGGCTCTTCAAGTCGAGTGATTCACAATGGCGCGCGGCGCGCAGCGACCTCAAGAAGGTGCGCCGCCTGAAGGGCCGGGCGGCCGATGCGCTGATGCCGGACCTTCTGGAGGCGGCCGCGCAGTTCTTCGATGACGAGGCGGCCTTCTTCGAGGAGTCGGAGGCCGGGCATCTGCTGGGTGAGGACTTGGAGAGCGCGGCCTTCTGGCATGCTGCCTTCAAGGAGGGACGGGATTGGGTCACGCGGGTCGAGGAGGCCTTCGACAGCGGCTTTGCCCGTCAGGTGCAGATCGGTCCGGCGCTGATCGCCCTCGAGTTGCCGGAACTGGCGAAGATCGCCGAGACCGAGCAGGACGAAGCCTTCGCCGATCTCCGCTGGACGGCCGGGCAGCTGGCCGCCGCCGATCGGGACTGGGGCTTTGCCAAGGCCTCGGCTTGGAGCGGGTATCTCGGAAGCAGGATTTCGGCGGAGAACGCGAGGCACTTCAGCCGGGTGAAGTGTAAGGAGCCGGTCGACCTCTTGGCCCTGGCCAGCGGGCTCGCCACCGAGCTCGCCAACTACGACGCTGCCTGGGACAGCTTTATCAAGGCCGCGAACCTGCGGCAGTCCTTCTGGCTGCCCGGCGATGAAAAGACCGTCGCCAAACGCCTTCAGCGCGTGGAGCACGCCCTGTCCGATCCCGAGAGTCTGACGGAGTGGGTGGCTCTGATGACGCTGCTCAACAAGGACCGGGAACCGGGCGTGGTTGAGATCATGAAGGCGGTGGTCGCCGGAGCCGTGCCGAAGGCCGGTGCTTGCGACCTCTATGACCTGCTGCTCTTCCAGGGGCTCGCCAAGGCGGCGGAGGAGCAGTTCCCCCAGATCGGGAAGTATGACGCTGAGGCGCGCGAAGCCCTTCTAGCCGACTATCTGGCCGCCGAGGCGGCGCTGCGTGAGGCGCTTGCGAAGGTGACCGCGCAGGCTTGGACGAAGAAGCGCTCAAGTTCCCCGAACGTCCCGGAGGCGCCTTCCGAGGGTTCGCTGGAGGCTTTCTTCGCCAAGCTGCTGGAGGGTGAGGCTAGCGCCGCTTGGCCCTGCATGGCGATGACCCCGGATATGGCGGCCCGTTTGCTGCCGGCCAAGGCGCAGCTGTTCGATCTGGTGATCCTGGACGACGCCGATTGCGTGGGAGAGCGCGCGATGCTGCCGGGACTCTTGCGCGCGAAACAACTCGCCGCCTTTGCCGATCCCCTGCCGCAGGGCGACCCCTATTGGCCGGGCGTGACGGCTCTGCTGCGCGAGGCTCTGCCGAGGGTGGAGTTCTCCCGCCATTACGGCGCCCTGCCGGACGCGCTGGCCTTGCCGATCGCCAAGCTTGCCCCCTTCGATGCGATTGACCTCTCGATCCAGCGCCGGGACCCCGAGAGCGCTCCGGCGCTGTTGCTGCGCAACGAGTGGTGCGAGGGCGCCCGCAACCTGGATCCGCAGCGCGAGGCGAAGGCCGTCGCCGCCGCCGTCGTTGCCTACATGAAGCTCGGTCTACCGGAGAGCCTGGCCGTGGTCACGCTGGACGAGGCGCAGGCACAGCGCATCGAACAGCACCTGGATCTGGCTTTTGAGGAGCAGCCCGATCTGGCCGCGCACCTCGCTGGTCCGAAAGAGGGTGGGGAGCCGCTGGTCATCGCGCCGCTGTCCGAGCTTCCCGCCCTGACCCGGGATGTGATCATCCTGTCGCCCGCCATCGACAAGACGGGTTTGGCCGCTTCGACCTTGGAGCGCCTGCCGGGCCTGCTGCTGAGGCACCGGGGACGGCTGGAGATCTTCTGCGGCCTGGAGCCCAAAGCCGTGGCGGCCGCTGGGGGCAAGGAGCCTCTCGGCGAACTCCTGGCCTTGCTGGTGGCGCGCGGCGCCTCGCTTTCCGGTGGCGATCAGGCCCTGCCGAAGCGCGAGCTCGGCCGCCTGGAGCGTTCGATCGACAGGGCTCTCTCCCTGAAGGGCCTTCAGGTGCGCCCGGACCTCGTCGATCCGAGGGGCTTCTTCCTGATCGAAGAGGGAAAGGCGCCTTTCACGCCTCTGCTGCGCCTGCGTCTGGATAGGGGCGAGGGGCAGAAGCGCGCAAGTCTTCGCGACCGGGAGCTGCCGGTGCAGGCGCGAGAGCGAGCGATTGGCTGGACCTCGGGTTTCCTGACGGCCGGCTGCTGGAGCCGTGACCCCCAAAAGGCCCTCGACCGCCTTGCCGAGCAGGTTCTTGAGGTCGCCCGGCAATCCCGGGTCGGCGAGAAGCGCCAGGCTTGAGGAAAGCGGCATGCGAGAGGCGCTTTTCCCAAGGGGTCGGGAAGTAGTTGAAGAGCATTTTCATTAAACCGTTCTTAACCTCCCCCGTGCGAGAGTTGGGACAAGCGGAACAAGTGAGGCCCGAGAATCGGGCCCGTAAGAGGAAAAGGGGTGTCTGCAAATGTCGCAGCACGATTACGAGCAAAAACCGAATATCACCGTCGTCGGTGTCGGCGGCGCGGGTGGGAACGCGGTCAACAACATGATCGAATCCAACCTTGAGGGTGTGGATTTCGTGGTCGCCAATACCGATGCCCAGGCGCTGAAACACTCGCTCTGTCAAAATCGCGTTCAGCTCGGCAGCGGGCTCGGCGCGGGTGCTGTGGCCGACGTCGGACGTCAGGCCGCCGAAGACTCCGCTGAGGACATCCGCAAATGCCTTGAAGGCGCGAACATGGCCTTCATCACCGCCGGCATGGGTGGCGGTACCGGCACCGGGGCTGCGCCGGTCGTCGCGCGCATCGCCAAGGAGATGGGCATCCTGACCATCGGCGTGGTGACCAAGCCGTTCCACTTCGAGGGCAGCCACCGCATGCGCTCCGCCGAAAAGGGCATTGAGACCCTGGAAGGCAACGTCGACACCATGATCATGATCCCGAACCAGAACCTGTTCCGGGTCTGCGATGCCAACACGACCTTCGCCGACGCCTTCAAGATGGCCGACGGCGTGCTGCACTCCGGCGTGCGCAGCGTCACCGATCTGATCGTGATGCCCGGCCTCATCAACCTCGACTTCGCCGATATCCGCTCGGTCATGCACAACATGGGTAAGGCCATGATGGGCATGGGCGAGGGCAGCGGCGAGGAGCGCGCCACCAAGGCCGCGCAGGCCGCCATCACCAACCCCTTGCTCGACGACGTGTCCATGCAGGGCGCCCAGGGTGTGCTGATCAACATCACCGGCGGCATGGACATGACCCTCTTCGAGGTCGACGAGGTCGCCAACCGCATTCGCGAAGAGGTGGACCCCGAGGCTCAGATCATCTTCGGCTCCGCCTTCGACGAGACGATGGAAGGCTCCCTGCGCGTCTCCGTGGTCGCGACCGGGTTCGACCGCGAGGCGCACCTGCGCCGCCAGAAGGCGATGGAGGAAGAGGCCGCAAAACGCAAAGAGGCCGGCAGCAGCCGACCCTTCACCGTGGTCGCGGGCGATAAGAAGGAAGAAGAGAGCCTTGCCGCTCCTGAAACGGCGGCCGCTGAAGGCGACGCCGCTCCCGATTGGCTGAAGCCGGTTTCCGACGACGAGACCCCTGGCAACGCTCTCGCGAATCTCGACACGCCGGAGCCCGAGGCTGACGCCGAGGAGCACGACGTCCCAGAGCCGGAGAACGCGGAGCGCGAGGCTTCACACTCTGCCGACGAAGAGCCCGGCGATAGCGAGCCCGCGGAAGAAGAAGACGCGCTCGCCGAGCCCGTGGCCGCTGAGGCCGCGCCCGCTGAGCCCGAACAGGCATCGGACGAGGACCAGGGGTCGGATGGCGTCGAGCCTGAGAGCGAGCCGGTCGTCGCCGCCGCCTCCGGCGAGATCGACAAAGACCTGGTCGAGGATGTCACCAACTGGATCACCAAGGCCTACATCGAAGACGATGCCTCGGCTCCTGACGCTTCGAGCGAGCAGGTCTCCGCAGAGGCGGCCGACGCCGGGTCCGATGATGTCGCGGCGAGCCTTTCCAAGATCTGGAATGAGACCGGCGCTTCGAAGAAAAGCGAGACCAAGGCGGTCAACGGTCACAATGGCCACAACGGCTCCTCCAACGGTGTCGATGTCTCCAGCATCTTCCTGGACGGCTCCGCCGATGGTGGCGATCAGGCCGAAGCCGAGGCCGACGGCCACACCGGCGACGGCCACGCGGATGACCACCAGGCGGACGACGATCTGGAGAAGGATGAAGTCGCCGCCCGGTCCAGCCAGCGCGATGACGACGACCAGCATCCTGGTGGATCGGACAGCCTGAATGACAGCGACGACGTCTCGATCGAGGAGGACGAAGAAGAGGAGGCCGAGGTGCCTCAGCGCGCTTCGGGGTTCTTCAGCGGGCTGCGCCGCGGCTTCAATAAGCCGACCCGTGACGAGCAGACCGGCAAGGCCGTGCTCGAACGGCTGCGCGGCTGCCAGCGCGTGAACACCGGGGAGGCTTAAGTCCGCCCCGCCGACCGCTCCTGATGATAGGGAAAAGGCCCCGGAAACCGGGGCCTTTTTCTTGTTCCTGTCCTGGGAGAAAGCGTTGGAGCCTCACCTAGCGCGGCTTCAGCGCGCTGCGCACCTCGTCGATGAAGACATCGAGACTGAAGGGCTTGGCGAGGAACTTGACGCGGCCATCCTTCATCAGGTCGCCAGCCGCCTTTTCGTCGAAATACCCGGACATCAGGATGATGCGCATGTGAGGGCGGAGGAGGCGGATCCGGTGCGCCAGGCTCGCGCCGTCGAGGGACGGCATGGAGATGTCGGAGACCAGTAGGTCGAAGCTGC comes from Limibacillus sp. and encodes:
- the ftsZ gene encoding cell division protein FtsZ, encoding MSQHDYEQKPNITVVGVGGAGGNAVNNMIESNLEGVDFVVANTDAQALKHSLCQNRVQLGSGLGAGAVADVGRQAAEDSAEDIRKCLEGANMAFITAGMGGGTGTGAAPVVARIAKEMGILTIGVVTKPFHFEGSHRMRSAEKGIETLEGNVDTMIMIPNQNLFRVCDANTTFADAFKMADGVLHSGVRSVTDLIVMPGLINLDFADIRSVMHNMGKAMMGMGEGSGEERATKAAQAAITNPLLDDVSMQGAQGVLINITGGMDMTLFEVDEVANRIREEVDPEAQIIFGSAFDETMEGSLRVSVVATGFDREAHLRRQKAMEEEAAKRKEAGSSRPFTVVAGDKKEEESLAAPETAAAEGDAAPDWLKPVSDDETPGNALANLDTPEPEADAEEHDVPEPENAEREASHSADEEPGDSEPAEEEDALAEPVAAEAAPAEPEQASDEDQGSDGVEPESEPVVAAASGEIDKDLVEDVTNWITKAYIEDDASAPDASSEQVSAEAADAGSDDVAASLSKIWNETGASKKSETKAVNGHNGHNGSSNGVDVSSIFLDGSADGGDQAEAEADGHTGDGHADDHQADDDLEKDEVAARSSQRDDDDQHPGGSDSLNDSDDVSIEEDEEEEAEVPQRASGFFSGLRRGFNKPTRDEQTGKAVLERLRGCQRVNTGEA